The nucleotide sequence NNNNNNNNNNNNNNNNNNNNNNNNNNNNNNNNNNNNNNNNNNNNNNNNNNNNNNNNNNNNNNNNNNNNNNNNNNNNNNNNNNNNNNNNNNNNNNNNNNNNNNNNNNNNNNNNNNNNNNNNNNNNNNNNNNNNNNNNNNNNNNNNNNNNNNNNNNNNNNNNNNNNNNNNNNNNNNNNNNNNNNNNNNNNNNNNNNNNNNNNNNNNNNNNNNNNNNNNNNNNNNNNNNNNNNNNNNNNNNNTGGAGATTTCACGGCCGACGCGACAAACCGCCTACGAGCTCTTTACGCCCAATAAATCCGGACAACGCTCGCACCCTACGTATTACCGCGGCTGCTGGCACGTAGTTAGCCGGTGCTTCTTATCCAGGTACCGTCACTTGCGCTTCGTCCCTGGCGAAAGAGGTTTACAACCCGAAGGCCGTCATCCCTCACGCGGCGTCGCTGCATCAGGCTTGCGCCCATTGTGCAATATTCCCCACTGCTGCCTCCCGTAGGAGTCTGGGCCGTGTCTCAGTCCCAGTGTGGCCGGTCACCCTCTCAGGCCGGCTACCCGTCGTCGCCTTGGTAGGCCACTACCCCACCAACAAGCTGATAGGCCGCGGGTTCATCCTGCACCGCCAGAACTTTCAACAACCCCCCATGCGAGAGATTGTGATATCCGGTATTAGACCCCGTTTCCAAGGCTTATCCCAGAGTGCAGGGCAGATTACCCACGTGTTACTCACCCGTTCGCCACTAATCCACCCGAAGGCTTCATCGTTCGACTTGCATGTGTTAAGCACGCCGCCAGCGTTCGTCCTGAGCCAGGATCAAACTCTCCAACAATGAACAGTTTAATCGAGGCAAATTTTCTTGCTCTCAAAGGAACCTCATCCGAGGTTCAATACATAAGCTCTACTGGCTTAGTTCACTAGCACACTGTTGAGTTCTCAAGCAACACANNNNNNNNNNNNNNNNNNNNNNNNNNNNNNNNNNNNNNNNNNNNNNNNNNNNNNNNNNNNNNNNNNNNNNNNNNNNNNNNNNNNNNNNNNNNNNNNNNNNGAACCTCATCCGAGGTTCAATACATAAGCTCTACTGGCTTAGTTCACTAGCACACTGTTGAGTTCTCAAGCAACACATCCCGACCAAAACCGCAACCAAGCGGCCTCACTCGAAGCGAGTCATTCCTAGCAGTTTTTGGTGGGACACCCACTCAATCGCGATCCGCGAGAGCTTGGTTCGTGTCCCGGTGGCCACCCGGTTTCCCTGGCGACTTGGAGAACTTTACATGCCCCGAAAGGGCCCGAAACAGGGGGGTCCCTTAACAAGATCAGCGCAGGTCAGACCCCATGACGGACCCCGTCCGAGGCTCAGTCTGCCCCGAACCGGCCGGGAGCGCCACCGAAAGAACATTGCTCCGACTACATTGCGCTGTATTGCTCCGCGGTAAAGCTCCGCCTAGCGTCGGCCGCATGCGACTCGCCCACGACGACCTCGGCCCGAAGAGCGGCCGACCGGTCCTCCTCGTCCACGGCCACCCCTTCGACCGCTCGATGTGGCGGCCGCAGGCCGAGCACCTGGCGAAAAGCGGCTACCGCGTCGTGACCCCCGACCTGCGCGGCTACGGCGAGTCCCCCACCGAGGACACGAAGACGGGTCTCGACGTCTTCGCCCGGGACCTCGTCGAGCTGGCCGACCACCTCCAGCTGGACCGGTTCGTCCTCGGCGGCCTCTCCATGGGCGGCCAGATCGTCATGCACCTGGTCGGCGACCACCCGGGCCGGGCAAGTGCCCTCGTCCTGGCCGACACCTTCGCGGGCCTCGACACCCCGGAGGCCAAGCAGGCCCGCTACGACACCGCCGACCGGATCGCCGCGGAAGGCATGGAGCGCTACGCCGAGGAGCTCCTCCCCAAGATGATCTCGAGGCAGACCCGCGCGACCAGGCCAGACGTCGAGAAGCACGTCCGCACGATGATGCGCAGTGCCCCGCGGGCAGGAGCCGCGGCCGCGCTCAGGGGACGCGCCGAGCGCCCCGACTACACGCCCGGACTGAGCGACATCGACGTCCCGACGCTGGTCGTCGTCGGCAGCGAGGACGAATTCACCCCCGTCGCCGACGCCGAGCTCATCCACCGGAAGACGCAGGCTTCCACCCTGGTGGTGATCGAGGGCGCGGGCCACCTGCCTAACCTGGAGCGCGAGACCGAGTTCGACGAGGCACTCAGCACCTTCCTGAACGACAGCGGAGTTCACCCATGACCCAGCAGACCGTGTTCGTGACCGGCGCGAGCGCCGGCTTCGGTGCCGCCATCGCGCGCCGGTTCGTCGCCGAGGGCGCTCGCGTGATCGCCGTCGCCCGCAGCGAGGACAAGCTCGAGAAGCTGGCCGGCGAGCTCGGCGACGCCGTCCTGCCGGTGAAACTCGACGTCAGCGACCCCGAAGCCGTCAAAGAGGTCGTGACCAACCTCCCCGCGGACTGGCAGCAGGTGGACGTCCTGGTCAACAACGCCGGCCTGGCCAAGGGCCTCGAGCCCGCGCACAAGGCCGACCTGCAGGACTGGGACGAGATGATCGCGACCAACGTCCGCGGCCTCACGCACGTCACGCGCGCGCTGCTCCCGGGCATGGTCGAGCGCGGCCGCGGCCACGTGATCAACATCGGCTCGATCGCCGGCACCTACCCCTACCCCGGTGGCAACGTCTACGGCGCGACCAAGGCGTTCGTCCACCAGTTCAGCCTCAACCTGCGCAGCGACCTGCACGGCACCGGCGTCCGGGTGACGAACGTCGAGCCCGGCATGGTCGGCGGCACGGACTTCTCGAAGGTCCGCTTCGACGGCGACCAGGCCAAGGCCGACAAGGTTTACGAGGGCACGACCCCGCTGACCGCGGAGGACGTCGCGGAGTCGGTGTTCTGGGCGGCGAACCAGCCGGCGCACGTGAACATCAACGTCATCGAGCTGATGCCGGTCGTGCAAAGTTTTTCCCCGTTGCAGATCTTCCGCGACAACTCTTGACCACCCGCGCCGGGACAGGCAGCATCGGGTCACCGCCGTCGTTCGAAAGCACGTCCGAACTTCGGAGGTACCCATGGATTCCCTGTCCCGGCGCACGGTTCTCGCCGGCCTCGGCGCCCTCGCCGCCGTCCCGCTCATCGGCACCACCGCCACCGCGGCCCCGGAAAGCGTCATCTGGGACGGCGACCCGGCGCGCGGCACGTCGGTCTTCGACGGGCTGGAGAAGGAACCCGGCAGCATCACCGTGGTCAACGACGCGACCTACGGCAAGTGCTTCCGGTACGAGACCTGGGACAACGCGGACGGCACGAAGGAACGCTGCGAAAGCCGCGGCCTGCGGCTGCCGGACGGCAGTGTCTACCGGCCCGGCAGCGGCACGCTCGGCGAGGTGCAGTACCTCGGCTGGCGGGCGAACTGGAACGTCAACCCCAAAGCAGGCAAGTGGATCGCCGTCTACCAGTTCCACATCTCCGGGGAGAGCAGCTCGCAGGCGCAGTCCGGCCCGTTCGTGCTGCGCACGCTCGGCGACGGCAAGCTGTACTTCCAGCTGACCGGTCCGAGCGGCGCGAACCGGCACATCTGGTCGACGACGTTCCCGGTGAACACCTGGAGCAGCTTCGCCATCGGCTACAAGATGTCGAAGGGCACCGACGGCTGGTGCGAGTTCTACTACAACGGCAAGCAGCAGACGTTCTCGAACGGCCGGACCCGCTACCCGGGCCCGACGCTGTGGGGCGACCACGTCAACCACAAGTGGGGCGTCTACCGCTCCGGCGGCAACAGCGGCCACGCGACAGCCCTGCTGAACCACGCCAAGCTGGGGCACACCTACGCCGACGTCGCCGTCTGACCCAGCCCGAAGAGGTCGTAGAGCGCCTGCTGCGCCGGGTCGAGCTCGGTCAGCAGGCGTTTCGCCCGCGGCCGCCCGCCGGTCGACGGGTACCGCAGCACCAGCTCGCCGATGCCCGCGAGCTGGTCCAGCAGCTCCCGCACCGACAGGTTCATCCCCGCCCGGTCGGCCTCGCGCCGCATCAGGTGGGTGACGGTCGCGGCGAGGACCGAGACCAGGCCGTGCGCGGCGATCCGCTGCCGCGTCCACTCCCAGCGCGGAGTCGGGCCGGTGACGGCGGGCCCGGTCAGCCAGCGGAACGTCGATTCGAGGTGGGTGCGCGCGCGGTAGGCCGTGACGACGTCGCCGATCGGCCAGTCCCGGTCGGTGACCAGCACCTGCTTGCCGAAGAACTCCTCGTCCAGCCGGGCCAGCGCGGCCGTGTCGATCCGGCGGTCCACCCGGATCTCGCCGGGCCGGTTGCCGCTCAGGACGGCGGTGAGCACGCGCTCGATGCGCCGGCCGCGGGTCACCCGGCCGATCTCGGCGTGGAGCTGGGCCCGGTCGCCGCGGTGGGTGCCCGCCGCCAGGGCCTCCGCGAGCCCGTCGAGCTCGCGGGTCGCGGTGGCCAGCTCGTCGGCGAACGCGCGCGACTGCGCCGCGTGCAGCGTCGCCGAGTGGGTCAGGATCACCCGCCGCCGGACGCCGTCGACGACCGCGTGCGTGTCGAGCGCCGTGAGGCCGGCGAACCGCTCGGGGTCGACGCGCTTGCGGGCCGACGCGGGCTGGGTCAGCAGTTCCGGGTGGTCGGTCAGCGGCAGTGACCCGACGAAACCGCTGCGCGAGCCCAGGTCCAGCTGGGCCGCCTGGCCCGCGTGGAAGACGAGCGTGGCCGGCCCCAGCTCCGCCATGAGCGCAGCGAACGTCGGCGCCGTGCCGGCGTCACGCCGGTACACCCGCGACGCCAGGGGGATCGCGCCGTCGCGGGTCACCCGCAGGCCCGCTCCGGCGAGCACGCCCCGGCAGGCGGACGGCAGCGTGCAGTCCGCGGGGGCGAAGGCGGCGAACTGCGGGACGTCGACGGCGAGCGCCGCGTGGTCCTCGAGCACCGCCAGCACGGCGGTGGCAACGGCTTCCTCGATGCCCGCGATGCGTTCGGGGGTGAGCCGTTCCAGAACCCGCCACAGACCATCCACTGTGGACAGCCGGGGCCGGACGAGGTCCGCGGCCGCGGACGTCGCCCACCACGACCCGATCGGCGTCTCGGGAGCGGTCGCGCGGTGCAGCACCGCGACGGCGAGCGTGAGCCCCAACGACGGCTTCGCGCGCACGACGTCGTCGACGCGGGCGACGAAGTCCAGCCGGGACAGCGTCGCCCACACCGCGGCGACGTCGCCGTACGTCCGGTACGACGCCCCGGCCGGTTCGCCGCCCGGGACGGCGCGAGCGATCTCGTCGGCCGTGCCGAGGTAACGCTGGGTCACCACCCGCGGCTTGCCGTCCACGCGGGCGGACTCCGCGAGGTAGTAGTAGGTCCGTCCGCCGATCTTCTTGCCGACCACCGATGCCACCCTTTAGGTAATACACGCCCGGGCGCTGATCGACAACCACGCGAACCCGCTGACCTGCGGTGACGGTTCTCCGCACCCCGCACTCGAGAGAGGTGCGGAATGCACACTGGCTGGTCCCGCGAGGACGGTCCTAGCGTGGGTGGAATGGGACCCGAACCCGACGCCACCACCCCGACCGCCTCCGCGATGCGCCGCGCGCTCGCCCGGGCGCGTGACGGGAAGACACTCGACGTAGCCGAAGCGAGCGTCCTGCTGCACGCCCGCGGTGACAACCTCACCCAGCTGTCCGAGTACGCCTCGCGCATCCGCGACGCGGGCCTGGCCGAGGCCGGGCGCGCCGGCGTCATCACCTACAGCAAGAAGGTCTTCATCCCGCTGACCCGGCTCTGCCGCGACCGCTGCGGCTACTGCACGTTCGTCACCGTGCCCGGCCGGCTCGAATCGCCGTTCCTGTCCCCGGACGAGGTCCTCGACATCGCCCGCAAGGGTGCCGAGATGGGCTGCAAGGAAGCCCTCTTCACGCTCGGCGACCGGCCCGAAGACCGGTGGAAGGCCGCCCGCGACTGGCTGGACGCGCACGGCTACGACGACACGCTGTCCTACGTCCGCGCGATGGCGATCCGCGTCCTCGAGGAGACCGGGCTGCTGCCGCACCTCAACCCCGGCGTGCTGACCTGGCAGGACTTCCAGCGGCTCAAGCCGGTCGCGCCGTCGATGGGCATGATGCTGGAGACCACCGCGACCCGGCTGTGGAGCGAGAAGGGCGGGCCGCACTACGGTTCGCCGGACAAGGAGCCCGCCGTCCGGCTGCGGGTGCTCGAAGACGCCGGGCGCAGCAGCGTCCCGTTCACCACCGGTGTCCTGATCGGCATCGGCGAGACGTTCGAGGAGCGTGCCGACGCGCTGTTCGAGATCCGCAAGGTCGCCAAGACCTACGGCGGCATCCAGGAAGTCATCGTGCAGAACTTCCGGGCCAAGCCGGACACGAAGATGCGCGCGACACCGGACGCCGACCTCGAAGAACTCGCCGCGAACATCGCCGTCGCGCGGCTGGTGCTCGGGCCGAAGATGCGCATCCAGGCCCCGCCGAACCTGATCGGCAACCAGTACGACCTGATGATCCGCGCGGGCATCGACGACTGGGGCGGTGTCTCACCGCTGACCCCGGACCACGTCAACCCGGAACGCGCGTGGCCGCAGATCGACGAGCTCGCCCGCCGCACCGAGAAGGCCGGCTTCGCGCTCAAGGAACGGCTCACCATTTACCCGGAGTACGTCAAGGCCGGCGAGCCGTGGCTGGACCCGCGGATCACCCGGCACGTCGCCGCGCTCGTCGACTACGAGACCGGGATGGCGCGCGAAGGCGCCCTGCCGGTCGGCCTCCCGTGGCAGGAGCCGGACGGCGGCTGGCAGGAGTCCGGCCGCACCGACCTGCACACCGAGATCGACACCAGCGGCCGCACCGAGGACCGCCGCAGCGACTTCGACTCCGTCTACGGGGACTGGAAGGAGATCGGCGACCGGATCAAGACCGGGCCGCAGCGGTTCGACACGGACATCCTGGAAGCCTTGCGCAGTGCGGAAAAGGACCCGGCCGGGCTGTCCGACGACGCCGCGCTCGCGCTCCTGCACGCCGACGGCAAGGAACTGGACGCGTTCACCCGGATCGCCGACGACCTGCGGCGTGAGACGGTCGGCGACGACGTCACCTTCGTCGTCACGCGGAACATCAACTTCACGAACGTCTGCTACACGGGTTGCCGCTTCTGCGCCTTCGCGCAGCGTCGCACCGACGCCGACGCGTACACGCTCTCGCTGGAGCAGGTCGGCGACCGCGTCGACGAGGCGTGGGCCGCGGGCGCGACCGAGATCTGCATGCAGGGCGGCATCCACCCCGACCTGCCGGGCACCGCGTACTTCGACCTCGCGGCCGAGGTCAAGCGCCGCCAGCCGGAGATCCACCTGCACTCCTACAGCCCGATGGAGGTCGTGAACGGCGCTTCGCGGACCAACCTGTCGCTGAAGGACTGGCTGATCAAGGCCAAGGAGGCCGGCGTCGACTCGCTGCCGGGCACGGCGGCGGAAATCCTCGACGACGACGTCCGCTGGGTGCTCACCAAGGGCAAGCTGCCGACGTCGGAGTGGATCAAGGTCGTCACGACCGCGCACGAGGTCGGGCTGCCGACGACGTCCACGATGATGTACGGCCACGTCGACACGCCCGCGCACTGGGTCGCGCACCTCAAGCTGCTCGCGCGGCTGCAGCGGGAAGGCCTGGAGAAGCACGGGCGGCGCGGGTTCAGCGAGTTCGTGCTCCTGCCGTTCATCCACCAGAGCTCGCCGATCTACCTCGCCGGCCTGGCCCGCCCGGGCGCGACGCAGAACGAGAACCGGGCGGTGCACGCGCTGGCTCGGCTGCTGCTGCACGGGATGATCGACAACATCCAGAGCTCCTGGGTGAAGCTCGGCACCGAGGGCAGCCGGGCGGTGCTGCAGGGCGGCGTCAACGACATCGGCGGCACGCTGATGGAGGAGACGATCAGCCGGATGGCCGGCGCGTCGCACGGGTCGTACAAGACGATCAGCGACATGCGCGCGATGGTCGAGCCGCTGGGCCGGTCGCTGGTCCAGCGCACGACGGGCTACGGACGGCCGTCGGCCGAGCGGCTCGCCGCGGCGGAGGCTTCGGACGGCGTCGCCACGCAGGTGCGCAAGCCGCTCCTGCCGCTGCTGACTCCGTGAGGTGACGCAGTGAATGACTCATTCCTGTCGTCTGACGACAGGAATGAGTCATTCACTGCGTCCGCTACTGTTGCGCCGCATGGGGGTTACACGCTTCGCGCCGATGCTGGTCCTCGCGCTCTTGGCGGGCTGTGGCAGTGCGCCGCCACCCGCGCCGGTGCCCACGACGACACCGAGCCCGACGTACGGGCCGCCGCCGTCGAGCGGGCTGTCCCTTTCGGTCGGTCAGGTCGAAGCCGGGCTCGGGCACCGCGCCAGCGTCCTGACCCTGACCAACCGGGATTCCGCGCCGCGCAAGGTCACCGGCTACCCGGACCTGAAGATCCTGGCGGGTGACGGCACACCGCTCGACGTCCAGGTCCTGCACGAGACGTCCTACTTCGCGCCCGATCCGGGCCCGCAGGACCTGACGCTCCAGCCGGGCGAAACGGCGCTGTCGGTGCTCGCCTGGTCGGCGACCGTCACCAGCGGCGACAAGCACACCGGCGCCGCGATTTCGGTGGTTCCCGTTCCGGGCGAACCCGCGCAGAAGCAGCCCCTGGAGACCGACCTCGGCACCACCGACACCGTCAAGCTCAGCGCGTGGGCCAGCAGAATCGGCAACTGACGACCGTGTGTCACCGCTCACAAACCGACGGTTGACCGGCGGGATCCTGTGCTACCTCTGTTCCTTCACCCGCCGGAAGGGACCTCGACGATGAGCACCTCCGTAGCGCCACTGGAAATGGTCGACACCGACCGCTACCCGCTCACCGATCCGGACCGTCCCGCCTGGCGGGAGACGGTCGGCCGCACCCGCGCGGAGCTGGCCGAAGCCGGCTGCAGTGTGCTCGCCGACTTCATCCGCCCCGAGCTGCGTGACGTGCTGCGCGCAGAGTGCGCGGCGCTCGAACCGCACGCCTACACGAAGATCGAACAGGTCAACGCCTACAACACCGCGATCGACGAGCCGCTGCCCGAAGACCACCCCGGCCGGACGATCATGGAACGCGGCAACGCCTTCGTCGCGCGCGACCGCATCCCGGCGTCGTCGATCATCAGCCGGCTCTACACCAGCCCGCTGTTCCGGCGGTTCGTCGCGGACTGCTTCGGGCTGCCGGAGCTGCACGAACTCGCCGACCCGCTGTCCGGGCTGACGCTCAACGTGATCGCGCCCGGCCGCGCGCACCCGTGGCACTTCGACACGAACACCCACACCGTCAGCATGCTGACGCAGGCCGCGGACGACGGCGGGACCTTCGAGTACTGCCCCGGCATCCGGTCCGCCGCGGACGAGAACTTCGCCGCCGTGCGCTCGGTGCTGGCCGGCGACACCCGGCCGGTCCGGCGGCTCGCGCTCCGGCCGGGCGATCTCCAGCTCTTCAAGGGCCGCTTCGCGTTGCACCGGGTCAGTACGGTGAAGGGCGGGATCGCCCGCCACTCCGCGATCTTCGCCTACAGCGAGCGCCCGGGGGTGATCGGCAGCGCCGAGCGGACGCGGCAGCTGTTCGGCCGGGTCCTGCCCGCCCACGTCGCGGCGCGCACCGCCCGCGGCGACGAGCTGCTCGACTAGTCCATCCATGCCCCCACCGCCGCCCTCAACGGACAGCGGAGCTGCGACTGGATCGCTCGACCAGATCAGGAGCCTGGCCCGTGCCTTTCGACTCGACCGGCAAGATCTCGTTCGACCACATCTACACCGCACCCGACCCGCGGCCGTTCTTCGGCACGCTCAAGCGGGTCGGTTACGGCATCCCCCAGCTGGCGAAGCCGTACTTCGCGCAGTTGGTCGCCGCGCACCCCGCCGAGCGCCCCACCGTGCTCGACATCGGCTGCTCGTACGGCGTCAACGCGGCCCTGCAGCGCTGCGAAGCGACGATGGACGACCTCTACGCCCACTACACCGACCCGGCCGTGCGCGCGCTGGACCACGCGGCGCTGGTCGAAGCGGACCGCAAGCGCATCCGCACCGGCAACCCGCGGTTCTACGGGCTCGACAGCTCGGCTCCGGCCCTCGAGTACGCGCTTTCCGCCGGCTTCCTCGACGAAGCGATCCACGCGGACCTCGAACGCGACGACCCCGACAGCACCCAGCAGAAGCTCCTGGACGACGTCGACCTCGTCATCTCCACCGGCTGCGTCGGGTACGTCACCGAGAAGACCCTCGCCCGGGTCGCCCGCGGCGCGCGCCCGTGGATGGCCCACTTCGTGCTGCGGATGTTCTCCTACGAGCCGATCGCCGAGAGCCTCGCCGAACTGGGGTACGAGACCGCGGGCGTCGGCGGGGTCTTCCGGCAGCGGCAGTTCGCCTCCGCCGAAGAGCAGACGCAGATCCTGGACACGCTGAGCGCGGCCGGGGTCGACCCCACCGGGCTGGAGTCCGGCGGGTGGCTCTACGCGCAGCTGTATGTTTCCCGTCCATCAGGCTTGCCCGAACTCGATTTCCCCGAACTGTGACATTCGGGGCTTCGCCCCGAGCCGGGGGCTCCGCCACCCGGACCCCCGAACCCCACCCAGA is from Amycolatopsis mediterranei and encodes:
- a CDS encoding alpha/beta fold hydrolase, which encodes MRLAHDDLGPKSGRPVLLVHGHPFDRSMWRPQAEHLAKSGYRVVTPDLRGYGESPTEDTKTGLDVFARDLVELADHLQLDRFVLGGLSMGGQIVMHLVGDHPGRASALVLADTFAGLDTPEAKQARYDTADRIAAEGMERYAEELLPKMISRQTRATRPDVEKHVRTMMRSAPRAGAAAALRGRAERPDYTPGLSDIDVPTLVVVGSEDEFTPVADAELIHRKTQASTLVVIEGAGHLPNLERETEFDEALSTFLNDSGVHP
- a CDS encoding SDR family oxidoreductase gives rise to the protein MTQQTVFVTGASAGFGAAIARRFVAEGARVIAVARSEDKLEKLAGELGDAVLPVKLDVSDPEAVKEVVTNLPADWQQVDVLVNNAGLAKGLEPAHKADLQDWDEMIATNVRGLTHVTRALLPGMVERGRGHVINIGSIAGTYPYPGGNVYGATKAFVHQFSLNLRSDLHGTGVRVTNVEPGMVGGTDFSKVRFDGDQAKADKVYEGTTPLTAEDVAESVFWAANQPAHVNINVIELMPVVQSFSPLQIFRDNS
- a CDS encoding heparin lyase I family protein, translating into MDSLSRRTVLAGLGALAAVPLIGTTATAAPESVIWDGDPARGTSVFDGLEKEPGSITVVNDATYGKCFRYETWDNADGTKERCESRGLRLPDGSVYRPGSGTLGEVQYLGWRANWNVNPKAGKWIAVYQFHISGESSSQAQSGPFVLRTLGDGKLYFQLTGPSGANRHIWSTTFPVNTWSSFAIGYKMSKGTDGWCEFYYNGKQQTFSNGRTRYPGPTLWGDHVNHKWGVYRSGGNSGHATALLNHAKLGHTYADVAV
- a CDS encoding bifunctional FO biosynthesis protein CofGH; its protein translation is MGPEPDATTPTASAMRRALARARDGKTLDVAEASVLLHARGDNLTQLSEYASRIRDAGLAEAGRAGVITYSKKVFIPLTRLCRDRCGYCTFVTVPGRLESPFLSPDEVLDIARKGAEMGCKEALFTLGDRPEDRWKAARDWLDAHGYDDTLSYVRAMAIRVLEETGLLPHLNPGVLTWQDFQRLKPVAPSMGMMLETTATRLWSEKGGPHYGSPDKEPAVRLRVLEDAGRSSVPFTTGVLIGIGETFEERADALFEIRKVAKTYGGIQEVIVQNFRAKPDTKMRATPDADLEELAANIAVARLVLGPKMRIQAPPNLIGNQYDLMIRAGIDDWGGVSPLTPDHVNPERAWPQIDELARRTEKAGFALKERLTIYPEYVKAGEPWLDPRITRHVAALVDYETGMAREGALPVGLPWQEPDGGWQESGRTDLHTEIDTSGRTEDRRSDFDSVYGDWKEIGDRIKTGPQRFDTDILEALRSAEKDPAGLSDDAALALLHADGKELDAFTRIADDLRRETVGDDVTFVVTRNINFTNVCYTGCRFCAFAQRRTDADAYTLSLEQVGDRVDEAWAAGATEICMQGGIHPDLPGTAYFDLAAEVKRRQPEIHLHSYSPMEVVNGASRTNLSLKDWLIKAKEAGVDSLPGTAAEILDDDVRWVLTKGKLPTSEWIKVVTTAHEVGLPTTSTMMYGHVDTPAHWVAHLKLLARLQREGLEKHGRRGFSEFVLLPFIHQSSPIYLAGLARPGATQNENRAVHALARLLLHGMIDNIQSSWVKLGTEGSRAVLQGGVNDIGGTLMEETISRMAGASHGSYKTISDMRAMVEPLGRSLVQRTTGYGRPSAERLAAAEASDGVATQVRKPLLPLLTP
- a CDS encoding DUF4232 domain-containing protein — its product is MGVTRFAPMLVLALLAGCGSAPPPAPVPTTTPSPTYGPPPSSGLSLSVGQVEAGLGHRASVLTLTNRDSAPRKVTGYPDLKILAGDGTPLDVQVLHETSYFAPDPGPQDLTLQPGETALSVLAWSATVTSGDKHTGAAISVVPVPGEPAQKQPLETDLGTTDTVKLSAWASRIGN
- a CDS encoding class I SAM-dependent methyltransferase: MPFDSTGKISFDHIYTAPDPRPFFGTLKRVGYGIPQLAKPYFAQLVAAHPAERPTVLDIGCSYGVNAALQRCEATMDDLYAHYTDPAVRALDHAALVEADRKRIRTGNPRFYGLDSSAPALEYALSAGFLDEAIHADLERDDPDSTQQKLLDDVDLVISTGCVGYVTEKTLARVARGARPWMAHFVLRMFSYEPIAESLAELGYETAGVGGVFRQRQFASAEEQTQILDTLSAAGVDPTGLESGGWLYAQLYVSRPSGLPELDFPEL